One genomic window of Desulfobacteraceae bacterium includes the following:
- a CDS encoding TlyA family RNA methyltransferase — protein sequence MPPARRRADLLLVARGLAATRQRARELILAGKVTADGFPLTKPGSLLAESAVLKLKGEGLAYVSRGGLKLEAALEALDFQVAGKCCLDVGASTGGFCDCLLQRGARRVYAVDVGYGQLAWKLREDPRVVVIERTNIRHLTPERIPEAVDLVTIDTSFISLRIVVPAALPFLASRGDILALIKPQFEVGKGRVGKGGVVRDAGLHQEVIASLTRFFQGLGLSAAAVIPSPILGPKGNREFIIHLVAP from the coding sequence ATGCCGCCAGCTAGAAGGCGCGCCGATCTTCTGCTGGTGGCCCGCGGACTTGCCGCCACCCGCCAGCGCGCCCGGGAGTTGATCCTTGCGGGCAAGGTTACGGCTGACGGCTTTCCGCTGACCAAGCCCGGCTCTCTGCTGGCGGAATCCGCCGTGCTGAAGCTCAAGGGCGAGGGGCTGGCCTATGTCAGCCGGGGCGGCCTGAAACTGGAAGCCGCCTTGGAGGCCCTCGACTTCCAGGTCGCCGGCAAGTGCTGCCTGGATGTCGGCGCCTCCACCGGCGGCTTTTGCGACTGCCTGCTGCAGCGCGGGGCCCGCAGGGTCTATGCGGTGGATGTGGGCTACGGCCAGCTGGCGTGGAAACTGCGCGAGGACCCGCGGGTGGTGGTCATCGAGCGCACCAACATCCGCCACCTGACGCCGGAGCGCATTCCCGAGGCGGTGGATCTCGTCACCATCGACACCTCCTTTATCTCCCTTCGGATCGTGGTGCCGGCCGCACTGCCGTTTCTCGCCAGCCGGGGAGACATCCTGGCCCTGATCAAACCCCAGTTCGAGGTTGGCAAGGGGCGTGTCGGCAAGGGCGGCGTGGTTCGCGATGCCGGCTTGCACCAAGAAGTGATCGCATCACTCACCCGCTTTTTCCAGGGCCTGGGCCTCAGCGCAGCCGCCGTCATCCCCTCCCCCATCCTCGGCCCCAAGGGCAACCGGGAGTT